In a single window of the Oscarella lobularis chromosome 4, ooOscLobu1.1, whole genome shotgun sequence genome:
- the LOC136186766 gene encoding collagen alpha-1(II) chain-like isoform X1 has translation MESVTWRSVVVAMAAFAIVIDNANAVSSRAVFVDLLRSERLVHDPTLLISNETVQVVNAQRVFSKPRFPRDYSIVLKGQLTSPGQFLAVVTPDGSRLFALELSDSHLAIRYDETKRIVFDDVHLEAQFEIGIGFEAGRIKLHSGGCSDSDAFVSQTSTRYATDSPRGIRPNLREGARLVVGSTSSGQSVKGELCQALFVFHDALEALFHCGYTDTACAEVLFYQQSASGGGHGGGGSDVGTGNEEETFTYVKGEKGDRGPPGPPGRRGEKGISGVPGADGEMGPKGIRGLPGPIGPTGPPGDDGEDGERGPEGPKGMPGPPGKTGRQGSPGKAGLHGRSGPPGESGEIGQPGPPGPPGRKGTPGLPGRRGLVGPTGADGEKGETGMTGATGSPGRQGKAGPEGKFGPLGPRGPPGIKGRRGDKGVEGGDGHRGTKGAKGPKGFPGQPGVDGVPGRPGAPGPKGQPGDPGEHGQPGDPGYDGLPGPFGEKGLKGAVGERGPLGFQGSEGGYGQMGEMGEIGDLGDQGDTGDVGDIGPPGEDGLEGEMGDPGPPGKLGIPGLVGPLGKLGPRGHKGDMGERGRRGDQGEDGLSGLKGEKGLPGIPGQPGPPGLEGNIGPPGPKGAVGRMGGEGPSGLPGLSGKHGPIGEKGLVGPRGPRGFKGERGDSGDVGAPGEDGEPGVKGVVGKMGRPGRKGARGLQGSHGPTGPRGLVGEPGPDGPPGEKGHAGDPGPKGRIGAPGEQGFDGMNGDPGLRGLQGPKGKAGLKGVIGDEGPKGFLGIKGIAGEPGNRGPMGEVGPMGVPGPPGNSGLYGPEGPRGPVGDKGFPGPQGPPGDRGNPGPLGVRGAPGTDGVIGPKGPQGDRGLPGSRGMKGIIGAPGPIGTKGQKGKQGAAGATGDRGTPGKPGKKGEEGAKGATGEQGPPGFPGLRGETGYKGAPGKTGLQGRKGNVGPGGDQGDDGLPGPPGFKGSDGRTGDPGPLGEKGIKGSTGPKGFVGAKGIPGLQGLKGTMGPSGERGPKGLPGKGATRGPPGPPGDPGAKGPRGDRGNTGPIGSPGKDGPPGEPGSPGPPGPTGIRGPTGDTGPKGMLGEPGIVGPPGPTGPPGPDGRKGERGPHGPTGLRGPSGPRGMKGGIGPPGLRGPKGLPGPKGADGNPGKDGIPGRHGERGELGPPGPRGEKGDRGRPGPLGDAAFRGPRGYKGFEGPRGPEGLTGDKGEIGYQGPSGIPGDNGHPGLLGPRGLKGESGPQGPLGRPGPRGVPGPPGLPGPPGSSRSGFVPDSALLRQQSKKYSSTFGSFPYVEEPLGTEANPGRSCRDIRQCSSDPPDGYYYIDPNLGCGGDFIRVFCNFTAGGETCLESKTTKLVVTEEEKSGSFADELDYSVDQVQLAFLRLLSTRARQEVRVRCWNTPVWYDNATRTYTKAWRFEGWNGDQFGYDLPFRPSVYKDDCQNEARNDETRQETIFSIDTHKPDQLPLVDFDTRHTERSSDSSFQMNFSRTSTSSRFSNQRDSASDCNNVGRHIVRSIVWYDKAGIKSQ, from the exons ATGGAGAGCGTCACGTGGAGGTCGGTCGTCGTTGCGATGGCAGCGTTCGCTATTGTCATCGACAATGCAAACGCAGTCTCGAGCCGAG CCGTATTCGTCGACTTATTGCGCTCGGAACGACTTGTTCACGACCCCACACTGCTGATATCAAACGAAACAGTGCAAGTCGTCAACGCTCAGCGCGTTTTCTCGAAGCCGCGCTTTCCGCGAGACTACTCGATCGTTCTCAAAGGTCAATTGACGTCTCCCGGCCaatttctcgccgtcgtcactCCGGACGGGAGCCGATTGTTCGCGCTCGAGCTCAGCGATTCGCATCTAGCGATTCGctacgacgaaacgaaacgaatcgtcttcgacgacgttcaccTCGAAGCCCAATTCGAAATCGGCATCGGCTTCGAAGCAGGACGAATCAAATTGCACTCGGGCGGCTGCTCGGACTCCGACgcgttcgtctcgcaaaCGAGCACGCGCTACGCGACCGATAGTCCGCGCGGAATCCGACCGAATTTACGCGAGGGGGCccgactcgtcgtcggttcgacgtcgtccggaCAATCGGTGAAGG GAGAACTGTGTCAGGcgcttttcgtctttcacgACGCGCTCGAAGCTCTCTTTCACTGCGGCTACACGGATACTGCGTGCGCCGAG GTTCTTTTTTATCAGCAAAGCGCCAGTGGGGGAGGACATGGAGGAGGTGGCAGCGATGTGGGCACGGGAAACGAAGAGGAGACGTTTACATATGTCAAA ggaGAAAAGGGCGATCGTGGGCCTCCTGGTCCACCtggacgaagaggagaaaag GGTATCTCCGGCGTTCCTGGAGCCGATGGAGAGATGGGTCCTAAAGGGATTCGA GGATTACCGGGCCCAATTGGTCCCACTGGCCCTCCTGGAGACGACGGAGAGGACGGGGAGCGTGGCCCTGAAGGACCAAAAGGCATGCCCGGGCCACCCGGAAAAACT GGTCGACAGGGAAGTCCTGGCAAGGCGGGGTTGCACGGACGCTCAGGACCACCG GGTGAATCAGGCGAAATTGGGCAACCAGGTCCTCCTGGACCACCCGGACGGAAG GGCACGCCGGGGCTGCCCGGTCGACGCGGATTAGTTGGACCAACT GGTGCTGACGGCGAAAAGGGAGAGACGGGAATGACGGGAGCGACTGGATCACCG GGCAGGCAAGGAAAAGCGGGACCTGAAGGAAAGTTCGGCCCACTC GGTCCCCGAGGTCCGCCCGGAATCAAAGGACGGCGTGGCGACAAAGGAGTCGAA GGAGGCGACGGTCACCGTGGAACGAAAGGAGCCAAAGGACCAAAG GGCTTCCCAGGTCAACCTGGGGTGGATGGTGTTCCCGGACGACCAGGAGCTCCA GGACCCAAGGGACAACCCGGAGATCCGGGAGAACACGGACAACCT GGCGATCCGGGCTATGACGGTTTGCCTGGGCCTTTCGGAGAAAAAGGTTTGAAG GGCGCTGTCGGAGAACGCGGTCCTCTGGGATTCCAAGGCAGCGAG GGCGGATATGGCCAGATGGGTGAAATGGGAGAAATTGGAGACCTCGGCGATCAA GGAGACACCGGGGATGTGGGTGATATTGGACCTCCGGGCGAAGACGGTCTAGAA GGAGAAATGGGCGATCCAGGTCCTCCAGGAAAACTGGGCATTCCCGGTCTCGTG GGTCCGTTAGGAAAGCTTGGACCGCGAGGCCACAAAGGAGATATGGGTGAACGT GGTCGTCGAGGAGACCAAGGTGAAGATGGGCTGTCTGGGCTGAAAGGAGAGAAG GGTCTTCCAGGAATACCTGGTCAGCCGGGACCACCCGGATTGGAG GGAAATATTGGTCCGCCTGGGCCCAAAGGGGCAGTGGGAAGAATGGGTGGTGAG GGACCCAGTGGTCTACCTGGTCTTTCAGGAAAACATGGCCCCATC GGAGAAAAGGGTCTCGTTGGTCCGAGAGGACCGAGGGGCTTCAAAGGCGAACGA GGAGATTCAGGCGACGTCGGAGCTCCGGGTGAAGATGGAGAACCGGGAGTGAAG GGCGTCGTGGGAAAGATGGGCAGGCCTGGTCGAAAAGGAGCAAGAGGATTGCAG GGTTCACACGGTCCAACTGGCCCTAGAGGATTAGTTGGCGAGCCTGGTCCTGACGGACCTCCGGGTGAAAAAGGTCATGCTGGCGATCCTGGCCCAAAGGGCAGAATA GGCGCGCCAGGCGAACAGGGTTTTGACGGTATGAATGGCGATCCC ggaCTGCGAGGACTGCAGGGTCCCAAGGGAAAAGCCGGCTTAAAA GGAGTCATTGGCGACGAAGGGCCAAAAGGCTTCCTAGGAATAAAAGGAATTGCG GGAGAGCCTGGAAATCGTGGCCCAATGGGAGAAGTGGGTCCAATGGGAGTACCG GGTCCTCCCGGAAATTCTGGGCTATATGGGCCAGAGGGACCTAGAGGGCCTGTG GGTGACAAAGGTTTTCCTGGGCCTCAAGGACCACCTGGTGATAGAGGAAATCCA GGTCCGCTTGGAGTACGGGGTGCACCAGGAACGGACGGCGTTATAGGACCCAAG GGACCGCAGGGAGATCGTGGACTACCAGGATCGAGAGGAATGAAAGGAATCATT GGAGCTCCCGGACCGATTGGAACGAAAGGTCAGAAAGGAAAACAGGGTGCAGCT GGAGCCACTGGCGACAGAGGCACTCCCGGAAAACCGGGAAAGAAGGGCGAAGAA GGAGCGAAGGGAGCGACAGGCGAGCAGGGTCCACCCGGCTTTCCCGGCCTGCGCGGCGAAACGGGCTACAAAGGCGCTCCTGGAAAGACGGGACTCCAAGGTCGTAAA GGCAACGTAGGCCCCGGCGGCGATCAGGGAGACGATGGATTACCGGGACCGCCA ggaTTCAAGGGTAGCGATGGTCGAACGGGCGATCCAGGACCTCTTGGAGAGAAA GGAATCAAAGGCAGCACTGGACCGAAGGGTTTTGTCGGCGCGAAAGGTATACCAGGACTTCAAGGTCTGAAGGGAACGATGGGTCCATCAGGAGAACGAGGACCAAAG GGACTTCCTGGCAAGGGTGCAACTCGAGGACCACCCGGTCCTCCAGGAGATCCT GGGGCCAAAGGACCGCGTGGAGATCGTGGGAATACCGGTCCTATTGGATCACCG GGGAAAGATGGCCCGCCCGGCGAGCCTGGCAGTCCCGGTCCGCCCGGCCCAACGGGAATTCGTGGACCCACGGGAGACACTGGTCCAAAAGGAATGCTCGGAGAACCA GGAATCGTTGGGCCACCGGGACCCACTGGTCCTCCCGGTCCTGACGGAAGAAAGGGTGAACGAGGGCCTCATGGTCCAACTGGCCTCCGTGGACCTAGTGGTCCTAGG GGCATGAAAGGAGGAATCGGACCTCCAGGATTGCGTGGACCCAAAGGACTTCCA GGGCCCAAAGGAGCTGACGGAAATCCCGGAAAAGATGGCATACCAGGCCGTCAC GGCGAACGTGGTGAACTCGGACCGCCGGGTCcacgaggagaaaaaggcgatcgG GGTCGACCAGGACCTTTAGGAGACGCTGCTTTTAGAGGACCGAGGGGATATAAA GGATTTGAGGGTCCTCGTGGGCCAGAGGGTCTGACCGGTGACAAAGGAGAAATA GGTTATCAAGGTCCCAGTGGAATTCCAGGTGATAACGGGCACCCTGGATTACTG GGGCCAAGAGGACTAAAA GGCGAATCAGGACCCCAA GGTCCACTTGGTCGACCG gGACCCAGAGGAGTTCCA GGTCCTCCTGGCCTTCCGGGTCCTCCCGGATCTTCA AGATCTGGATTTGTTCCCGATTCTGCTCTGCTTCGTCAACAG TCAAAGAAGTACAGTTCGACGTTTGGATCATTTCCGTATGTGGAGGAGCCGCTCGGAACGGAAGCCAACCCGGGAAGAAGTTGTCGCGATATTCGGCAATGTAGCAGCGACCCGCCAGACG GCTACTACTATATCGATCCGAATCTAGGCTGCGGAGGGGACTTCATTCGAGTTTTCTGCAATTTCACGGCGGGAGGCGAGACGTGTTTAGAATCGAAAACGACCAAG TTGGTTGTgacggaagaggagaagTCGGGCAGTTTTGCGGACGAG TTGGACTACTCTGTCGATCAAGTTCAACTCGCTTTCTTGCGTCTCTTGAGCACGCGAGCGCGACAAGAGGTGCGCGTGCGCTGCTGGAACACTCCCGTCTGGTACGACAACGCCACGAGAACTTACACCAAAGCCTGGCGCTTTGAAGGCTGGAACGGAGATCAATTTGGATACGACTTGCCTTTTCGCCCATCAGTCTACAAAGATGATTGTCAG AATGAGGCAAGAAATGACGAAACGCGACAagaaacaattttttctattgacaCGCACAAACCGGATCAGCTACCACTAGTAGATTTTGATACGCGACACACAGAGCGGTCTTCGGACAG CTCGTTCCAAATGAATTTCTCCCGGACCAGTACTTCATCCCGGTTTTCTAACCAACGCGATTCAG CCAGTGATTGCAACAACGTGGGTCGTCATATTGTACGGAGTATTGTCTGGTATGATAAAGCAGGCATAAAGAGTCAATAA
- the LOC136186766 gene encoding collagen alpha-1(II) chain-like isoform X2 yields the protein MESVTWRSVVVAMAAFAIVIDNANAVSSRAVFVDLLRSERLVHDPTLLISNETVQVVNAQRVFSKPRFPRDYSIVLKGQLTSPGQFLAVVTPDGSRLFALELSDSHLAIRYDETKRIVFDDVHLEAQFEIGIGFEAGRIKLHSGGCSDSDAFVSQTSTRYATDSPRGIRPNLREGARLVVGSTSSGQSGELCQALFVFHDALEALFHCGYTDTACAEVLFYQQSASGGGHGGGGSDVGTGNEEETFTYVKGEKGDRGPPGPPGRRGEKGISGVPGADGEMGPKGIRGLPGPIGPTGPPGDDGEDGERGPEGPKGMPGPPGKTGRQGSPGKAGLHGRSGPPGESGEIGQPGPPGPPGRKGTPGLPGRRGLVGPTGADGEKGETGMTGATGSPGRQGKAGPEGKFGPLGPRGPPGIKGRRGDKGVEGGDGHRGTKGAKGPKGFPGQPGVDGVPGRPGAPGPKGQPGDPGEHGQPGDPGYDGLPGPFGEKGLKGAVGERGPLGFQGSEGGYGQMGEMGEIGDLGDQGDTGDVGDIGPPGEDGLEGEMGDPGPPGKLGIPGLVGPLGKLGPRGHKGDMGERGRRGDQGEDGLSGLKGEKGLPGIPGQPGPPGLEGNIGPPGPKGAVGRMGGEGPSGLPGLSGKHGPIGEKGLVGPRGPRGFKGERGDSGDVGAPGEDGEPGVKGVVGKMGRPGRKGARGLQGSHGPTGPRGLVGEPGPDGPPGEKGHAGDPGPKGRIGAPGEQGFDGMNGDPGLRGLQGPKGKAGLKGVIGDEGPKGFLGIKGIAGEPGNRGPMGEVGPMGVPGPPGNSGLYGPEGPRGPVGDKGFPGPQGPPGDRGNPGPLGVRGAPGTDGVIGPKGPQGDRGLPGSRGMKGIIGAPGPIGTKGQKGKQGAAGATGDRGTPGKPGKKGEEGAKGATGEQGPPGFPGLRGETGYKGAPGKTGLQGRKGNVGPGGDQGDDGLPGPPGFKGSDGRTGDPGPLGEKGIKGSTGPKGFVGAKGIPGLQGLKGTMGPSGERGPKGLPGKGATRGPPGPPGDPGAKGPRGDRGNTGPIGSPGKDGPPGEPGSPGPPGPTGIRGPTGDTGPKGMLGEPGIVGPPGPTGPPGPDGRKGERGPHGPTGLRGPSGPRGMKGGIGPPGLRGPKGLPGPKGADGNPGKDGIPGRHGERGELGPPGPRGEKGDRGRPGPLGDAAFRGPRGYKGFEGPRGPEGLTGDKGEIGYQGPSGIPGDNGHPGLLGPRGLKGESGPQGPLGRPGPRGVPGPPGLPGPPGSSRSGFVPDSALLRQQSKKYSSTFGSFPYVEEPLGTEANPGRSCRDIRQCSSDPPDGYYYIDPNLGCGGDFIRVFCNFTAGGETCLESKTTKLVVTEEEKSGSFADELDYSVDQVQLAFLRLLSTRARQEVRVRCWNTPVWYDNATRTYTKAWRFEGWNGDQFGYDLPFRPSVYKDDCQNEARNDETRQETIFSIDTHKPDQLPLVDFDTRHTERSSDSSFQMNFSRTSTSSRFSNQRDSASDCNNVGRHIVRSIVWYDKAGIKSQ from the exons ATGGAGAGCGTCACGTGGAGGTCGGTCGTCGTTGCGATGGCAGCGTTCGCTATTGTCATCGACAATGCAAACGCAGTCTCGAGCCGAG CCGTATTCGTCGACTTATTGCGCTCGGAACGACTTGTTCACGACCCCACACTGCTGATATCAAACGAAACAGTGCAAGTCGTCAACGCTCAGCGCGTTTTCTCGAAGCCGCGCTTTCCGCGAGACTACTCGATCGTTCTCAAAGGTCAATTGACGTCTCCCGGCCaatttctcgccgtcgtcactCCGGACGGGAGCCGATTGTTCGCGCTCGAGCTCAGCGATTCGCATCTAGCGATTCGctacgacgaaacgaaacgaatcgtcttcgacgacgttcaccTCGAAGCCCAATTCGAAATCGGCATCGGCTTCGAAGCAGGACGAATCAAATTGCACTCGGGCGGCTGCTCGGACTCCGACgcgttcgtctcgcaaaCGAGCACGCGCTACGCGACCGATAGTCCGCGCGGAATCCGACCGAATTTACGCGAGGGGGCccgactcgtcgtcggttcgacgtcgtccggaCAATCG GGAGAACTGTGTCAGGcgcttttcgtctttcacgACGCGCTCGAAGCTCTCTTTCACTGCGGCTACACGGATACTGCGTGCGCCGAG GTTCTTTTTTATCAGCAAAGCGCCAGTGGGGGAGGACATGGAGGAGGTGGCAGCGATGTGGGCACGGGAAACGAAGAGGAGACGTTTACATATGTCAAA ggaGAAAAGGGCGATCGTGGGCCTCCTGGTCCACCtggacgaagaggagaaaag GGTATCTCCGGCGTTCCTGGAGCCGATGGAGAGATGGGTCCTAAAGGGATTCGA GGATTACCGGGCCCAATTGGTCCCACTGGCCCTCCTGGAGACGACGGAGAGGACGGGGAGCGTGGCCCTGAAGGACCAAAAGGCATGCCCGGGCCACCCGGAAAAACT GGTCGACAGGGAAGTCCTGGCAAGGCGGGGTTGCACGGACGCTCAGGACCACCG GGTGAATCAGGCGAAATTGGGCAACCAGGTCCTCCTGGACCACCCGGACGGAAG GGCACGCCGGGGCTGCCCGGTCGACGCGGATTAGTTGGACCAACT GGTGCTGACGGCGAAAAGGGAGAGACGGGAATGACGGGAGCGACTGGATCACCG GGCAGGCAAGGAAAAGCGGGACCTGAAGGAAAGTTCGGCCCACTC GGTCCCCGAGGTCCGCCCGGAATCAAAGGACGGCGTGGCGACAAAGGAGTCGAA GGAGGCGACGGTCACCGTGGAACGAAAGGAGCCAAAGGACCAAAG GGCTTCCCAGGTCAACCTGGGGTGGATGGTGTTCCCGGACGACCAGGAGCTCCA GGACCCAAGGGACAACCCGGAGATCCGGGAGAACACGGACAACCT GGCGATCCGGGCTATGACGGTTTGCCTGGGCCTTTCGGAGAAAAAGGTTTGAAG GGCGCTGTCGGAGAACGCGGTCCTCTGGGATTCCAAGGCAGCGAG GGCGGATATGGCCAGATGGGTGAAATGGGAGAAATTGGAGACCTCGGCGATCAA GGAGACACCGGGGATGTGGGTGATATTGGACCTCCGGGCGAAGACGGTCTAGAA GGAGAAATGGGCGATCCAGGTCCTCCAGGAAAACTGGGCATTCCCGGTCTCGTG GGTCCGTTAGGAAAGCTTGGACCGCGAGGCCACAAAGGAGATATGGGTGAACGT GGTCGTCGAGGAGACCAAGGTGAAGATGGGCTGTCTGGGCTGAAAGGAGAGAAG GGTCTTCCAGGAATACCTGGTCAGCCGGGACCACCCGGATTGGAG GGAAATATTGGTCCGCCTGGGCCCAAAGGGGCAGTGGGAAGAATGGGTGGTGAG GGACCCAGTGGTCTACCTGGTCTTTCAGGAAAACATGGCCCCATC GGAGAAAAGGGTCTCGTTGGTCCGAGAGGACCGAGGGGCTTCAAAGGCGAACGA GGAGATTCAGGCGACGTCGGAGCTCCGGGTGAAGATGGAGAACCGGGAGTGAAG GGCGTCGTGGGAAAGATGGGCAGGCCTGGTCGAAAAGGAGCAAGAGGATTGCAG GGTTCACACGGTCCAACTGGCCCTAGAGGATTAGTTGGCGAGCCTGGTCCTGACGGACCTCCGGGTGAAAAAGGTCATGCTGGCGATCCTGGCCCAAAGGGCAGAATA GGCGCGCCAGGCGAACAGGGTTTTGACGGTATGAATGGCGATCCC ggaCTGCGAGGACTGCAGGGTCCCAAGGGAAAAGCCGGCTTAAAA GGAGTCATTGGCGACGAAGGGCCAAAAGGCTTCCTAGGAATAAAAGGAATTGCG GGAGAGCCTGGAAATCGTGGCCCAATGGGAGAAGTGGGTCCAATGGGAGTACCG GGTCCTCCCGGAAATTCTGGGCTATATGGGCCAGAGGGACCTAGAGGGCCTGTG GGTGACAAAGGTTTTCCTGGGCCTCAAGGACCACCTGGTGATAGAGGAAATCCA GGTCCGCTTGGAGTACGGGGTGCACCAGGAACGGACGGCGTTATAGGACCCAAG GGACCGCAGGGAGATCGTGGACTACCAGGATCGAGAGGAATGAAAGGAATCATT GGAGCTCCCGGACCGATTGGAACGAAAGGTCAGAAAGGAAAACAGGGTGCAGCT GGAGCCACTGGCGACAGAGGCACTCCCGGAAAACCGGGAAAGAAGGGCGAAGAA GGAGCGAAGGGAGCGACAGGCGAGCAGGGTCCACCCGGCTTTCCCGGCCTGCGCGGCGAAACGGGCTACAAAGGCGCTCCTGGAAAGACGGGACTCCAAGGTCGTAAA GGCAACGTAGGCCCCGGCGGCGATCAGGGAGACGATGGATTACCGGGACCGCCA ggaTTCAAGGGTAGCGATGGTCGAACGGGCGATCCAGGACCTCTTGGAGAGAAA GGAATCAAAGGCAGCACTGGACCGAAGGGTTTTGTCGGCGCGAAAGGTATACCAGGACTTCAAGGTCTGAAGGGAACGATGGGTCCATCAGGAGAACGAGGACCAAAG GGACTTCCTGGCAAGGGTGCAACTCGAGGACCACCCGGTCCTCCAGGAGATCCT GGGGCCAAAGGACCGCGTGGAGATCGTGGGAATACCGGTCCTATTGGATCACCG GGGAAAGATGGCCCGCCCGGCGAGCCTGGCAGTCCCGGTCCGCCCGGCCCAACGGGAATTCGTGGACCCACGGGAGACACTGGTCCAAAAGGAATGCTCGGAGAACCA GGAATCGTTGGGCCACCGGGACCCACTGGTCCTCCCGGTCCTGACGGAAGAAAGGGTGAACGAGGGCCTCATGGTCCAACTGGCCTCCGTGGACCTAGTGGTCCTAGG GGCATGAAAGGAGGAATCGGACCTCCAGGATTGCGTGGACCCAAAGGACTTCCA GGGCCCAAAGGAGCTGACGGAAATCCCGGAAAAGATGGCATACCAGGCCGTCAC GGCGAACGTGGTGAACTCGGACCGCCGGGTCcacgaggagaaaaaggcgatcgG GGTCGACCAGGACCTTTAGGAGACGCTGCTTTTAGAGGACCGAGGGGATATAAA GGATTTGAGGGTCCTCGTGGGCCAGAGGGTCTGACCGGTGACAAAGGAGAAATA GGTTATCAAGGTCCCAGTGGAATTCCAGGTGATAACGGGCACCCTGGATTACTG GGGCCAAGAGGACTAAAA GGCGAATCAGGACCCCAA GGTCCACTTGGTCGACCG gGACCCAGAGGAGTTCCA GGTCCTCCTGGCCTTCCGGGTCCTCCCGGATCTTCA AGATCTGGATTTGTTCCCGATTCTGCTCTGCTTCGTCAACAG TCAAAGAAGTACAGTTCGACGTTTGGATCATTTCCGTATGTGGAGGAGCCGCTCGGAACGGAAGCCAACCCGGGAAGAAGTTGTCGCGATATTCGGCAATGTAGCAGCGACCCGCCAGACG GCTACTACTATATCGATCCGAATCTAGGCTGCGGAGGGGACTTCATTCGAGTTTTCTGCAATTTCACGGCGGGAGGCGAGACGTGTTTAGAATCGAAAACGACCAAG TTGGTTGTgacggaagaggagaagTCGGGCAGTTTTGCGGACGAG TTGGACTACTCTGTCGATCAAGTTCAACTCGCTTTCTTGCGTCTCTTGAGCACGCGAGCGCGACAAGAGGTGCGCGTGCGCTGCTGGAACACTCCCGTCTGGTACGACAACGCCACGAGAACTTACACCAAAGCCTGGCGCTTTGAAGGCTGGAACGGAGATCAATTTGGATACGACTTGCCTTTTCGCCCATCAGTCTACAAAGATGATTGTCAG AATGAGGCAAGAAATGACGAAACGCGACAagaaacaattttttctattgacaCGCACAAACCGGATCAGCTACCACTAGTAGATTTTGATACGCGACACACAGAGCGGTCTTCGGACAG CTCGTTCCAAATGAATTTCTCCCGGACCAGTACTTCATCCCGGTTTTCTAACCAACGCGATTCAG CCAGTGATTGCAACAACGTGGGTCGTCATATTGTACGGAGTATTGTCTGGTATGATAAAGCAGGCATAAAGAGTCAATAA